Proteins found in one Paralichthys olivaceus isolate ysfri-2021 chromosome 19, ASM2471397v2, whole genome shotgun sequence genomic segment:
- the LOC109632445 gene encoding kinesin-like protein KIF13B isoform X3, whose protein sequence is MLAAAAAVCALEGGCGTESAALSFPRSSGTMDDNSLSDSNVKVAVRVRPMNRREKDLKTKCVVEMEGNQTVLHPALTNMNKGDPRNQPKAFAYDYCFWSMDESQKDKFEGQDVVFQCLGESLLDNAFMGYNACIFAYGQTGSGKSYTMMGSAEQPGLIPRLCSTLFSRTVQEAREGESFTVEVSYMEIYNEKVRDLLDPKGRSRQALRVREHKVLGPYVDGLSRLAVASYKDIESLMSEGNKSRTVAATNMNEESSRSHAVFNIILTHTLIDLQSGTTGEKVSKLSLVDLAGSERAAKTGAAGERLKEGSNINKSLSTLGLVISALADQGAGKNKSKFVPYRDSVLTWLLKDSLGGNSRTAMVATISPSADNYDETLSTLRYADRAKNIINHAVVNEDPNARIIRELREEVEKLREQLTEAESMKAPELKERLEESEKLIQEMTVTWEQKLRKTEAVAQERQKQLESLGISLQSSGIRLVDDKCFLVNLNADPALNELLVYYLKEHTRVGSANSQDIQLCGMAIQTEHCVIDITENNSVVLTPHRNARTCVNGAVVTSPVQLHHGYRILWGNNHFFRINLPRHMVHAGGEDEEDAAVMKPCLGTDRVELEFDASSDVSSELSFSYELAQAEVMMKGMGSNDPLQSVLQTLERQHEEEKRCALERQRQMYEQELEQLRQRLDASGQPVSAGAAVTSPGYQKRMRRWSEDREAMMTRTLRRLREQIVRANLLAQEAGLIAEELNKRTEYLVTLQIPASNLDANRKRDVVLSEPAIQVRRKGKGKQIWALEKMENRLVDMRELYQEWKDFDEDNPVMRSYFKRADPFFDEQENHSLIGVANVFLACLFYDVKLQYAVPIINQKGEVAGRLHVELWRGTEGSEEESPDQPNAQEIHNTNGDPVERKLECVVKILQATGLPRHLSNFVFCQYHFWGQEEPVFIPPEVVPSSSSSAVRDPQCTVVFDSAKELSVSVSEDFVEFLAEGAVAIEVYGHKQANHRRNLALWDLGVIQAKTRSLRERWSEVTRRLELWVQLMELNEAGEFTAVEVLPAKDIRTGGIFQLKQGQSRRVQVEVRSVSDSGTMPLITASIHSVSIGDVQVRQTHVSRGSESQWAGDEEMDSYQEVDLERMREQWLFTLTQRQEYLDQQLQKVVSKPDKSEDDVERESQLLECRLTVTEERNAVLVPSAGSGIPGAPAERVPVPGMETHIPVLFLDLSADDFQSNLSAPLSGGLDALLSGEDDDEFFDLHIVKHYDPEVKVEASWDSTVHECTQLSRVASADQRVYLTVRTVVQLSHPANMQLILRKRICVNVTGRQGFAQSLLKRMSQRSTIPGCGVTFEIVSNIPGDIHGPEDREMLARLAASGEDDQSADSEAAIEKYLRSVLAVENILTLDRLRQEVAVKEQMGVKGKPPRRCLSSPNIHRLTASSLELYSSSHQLNDFNSWKSHQDLCVVPPPSRRTMPSSISQNLNPEAVKAVPKLLKSLLPGGKEDSGAQAVVHQQSLPRIIVQSASVEEGMSKHQQPVPIEEIIPVDIQAEIPRSVPLPPPIIPEQTEESTPSPVSEASSGYMSTSISTVTLSDVYKLSWDLPQSSEFEMVPDEEEEDTKVTQSVLHPVEHPEPQESSPGLSDEAAADKIDRPQSELHHTPSDSNLTLQEPNHFPSVSLKDEGMLDPAAESDLPDQAKQSQDSAADPIGLDHLEPLSDSVEVEQNETKPAELLQTPVSKSEASQKTEEFKLPATDETEAEMSLLDETQPSGQESESQPQQPKEDEATFDSIEDPIPIPVLSVDPVLQDSSNQQSKAEASNDASTLTSTSATDEVQKESPTNESMKAPAAPTPLSSIQPPKSAASAANPFKIQKVKPSDIKSFHVILDEETSGHEVEASSHLSVPVETLEIISDSEEGDATSTVLPEWLKEGEFVNVGTNKSGTVRYVGPTDFAEGTWVGVELEVPAGKNDGSVGGKQYFHCNPGYGVLVRPDRVTRCGAKRRRQQQKRRSANLSGSSPNLAALTALAKGEPGGASGGRSKGENRKSWNT, encoded by the exons GAATCAGCCAAAG GCTTTTGCCTATGATTACTGCTTCTGGTCCATGGACGAATCTCAAAAGGACAAGTTTGAAG GTCAGGATGTAGTTTTCCAGTGCCTTGGGGAGAGCCTGCTGGACAACGCCTTCATGGGCTACAATGCCTGCATCTTTGCTTATGGACAGACAG GCTCTGGGAAGTCGTACACCATGATGGGCTCGGCAGAGCAGCCTGGTCTGATCCCTCGGCTCTGCAGCACCCTGTTCAGCAGGACTGTGCAAGAGGCCCGAGAGGGAGAAAGCTTCACTGTGGAGGTCTCATACATGGAGATTTACAACGAGAAGGTCAGGGACCTGCTCGACCCCAAAGG tAGAAGTCGACAAGCGCTGAGAGTAAGAGAACACAAAGTTTTAGGGCCTTACGTTGATGGCCTGTCCCGGTTGGCTGTGGCCAGCTACAAG GACATTGAGTCCCTCATGTCAGAGGGAAATAAATCTCGTACGGTGGCGGCCACAAACATGAACGAAGAGAGCAGCAGATCACACGCCGTGTTCAAcatcatcctcacacacacactcattgaccTGCAGTCTGga ACGACTGGCGAGAAAGTGAGCAAGCTGAGTCTGGTGGATCTGGCAGGCAGCGAGCGGGCAGCGAAGACTGGAGCAGCAGGGGAACGACTGAAAGAAGGAAGCAACATCAATAA GTCTCTCAGCACTCTAGGGTTAGTTATCTCTGCCTTGGCTGACCAGGGAGCAGGGAAGAACAAGAGCAAGTTTGTTCCCTACAGAGACTCTGTGCTCACCTGGCTGCTCAAG GACAGCCTGGGAGGGAACAGCCGCACAGCCATGGTCGCCACCATCAGCCCATCAGCAGACAATTACGATGAGACACTGTCTACCCTGCGGTACGCGGACAGGGCAAAGAACATCATCAACCACGCTGTGGTCAACGAAGACCCCAACGCGAGGATCATCCGTGAGCTGCGCGAGGAAGTGGAGAAACTAAGGGAGCAGCTAACAGAGGCTGAG TCTATGAAGGCTCCGGAGCTGAAGGAACGACTGGAGGAATCAGAGAAACTGATCCAGGAAATGACAGTGACATGGGAGCAGAAACTCAGGAAGACTGAGGCGGTCGCGCAG GAGCGTCAGAAGCAGCTGGAGAGTCTGGGAATTTCTCTGCAGTCTTCTGGAATCAGATTGGTGGACGACAAGTGTTTCCTTGTCAACCTTAATGCTGACCCTGCTCTCAACGAGCTTCTGGTCTACTACCtgaag GAGCACACGCGTGTGGGCTCAGCCAACTCCCAAGACATCCAGTTGTGTGGGATGGCCATTCAAACTGAGCACTGCGTCATCGACATCACTGAAAACAACAGCGTGGTGCTCACTCCTCACCGCAATGCTCG AACATGTGTAAATGGTGCTGTAGTCACCAGTCCAGTGCAGCTGCATCATGGTTACAGAATTCTATGGGGAAATAACCATTTCTTCAG gatcAACTTGCCCAGGCATATGGTTCATGCAGggggtgaggatgaggaggacgcTGCTGTGATGAAGCCGTGTTTGGGGACAGACAGGGTTGAGTTGGAATTCGATGCGTCCAGCGACGTGTCGAGTGAGCTGAGCTTCAGTTATGAGTTGGCCCAGGCAGAGGTCATGATGAAAGGCATGGGCAGCAACG acCCCCTACAGTCAGTTTTGCAGACACTGGAGAGGCAGCATGAGGAAGAGAAGCGCTGCGCCCTGGAGCGTCAGAGGCAGATGTAtgagcaggagctggagcagctcCGCCAGAGACTGGATGCTTCAGGTCAGCCGGTCAGTGCTGGTGCTGCTGTAACTTCACCTGGCTATCAAAAGCGCATGCGGCGGTGGAGTGAGGACAG GGAGGCGATGATGACTCGCACCCTGCGGCGCCTGAGGGAGCAGATAGTTCGGGCCAACCTGCTGGCTCAGGAGGCCGGCTTGATCGCAGAGGAACTCAACAAGAGAACCGAGTACCTGGTCACTCTTCAGATACCTGCCTCTAACCTGGATGCCAACAGGAAG CGTGACGTGGTGCTGAGCGAGCCGGCCATCCAGGTCCGTCGTAAAGGTAAAGGGAAGCAGATATGggctctggagaagatggaGAACAGGCTGGTGGACATGAGGGAGCTTTACCAGGAGTGGAAGGACTTTGATGAAGACAACCCC GTGATGCGGTCCTATTTCAAACGTGCTGACCCGTTCTTCGATGAGCAGGAGAACCACAGTCTGATCGGTGTGGCCAATGTCTTCCTGGCCTGCCTGTTCTATGACGTCAAGCTGCAGTATGCAGTGCCCATCATCAACCAGAAGGGAGAG GTGGCAGGTCGGCTGCACGTGGAGTTGTGGCGGGGGACGGAAGGCTCTGAGGAGGAGAGTCCAGATCAGCCTAACGCTCAGGAGATCCACAACACAAACGGAGATCCAGTGGAGCGTAAACTGGAATGTGTG gTGAAAATCCTCCAGGCTACTGGTCTTCCTCGCCATCTGTCCAACTTTGTCTTCTGCCAGTACCACTTCTGGGGGCAGGAGGagcctgtgttcatccctccagaGGTGGTGCCGTCCAGCTCATCGTCTGCCGTTAGAGACCCTCAGTGCACTGTGGTCTTTGACAGTGCCAAG GAGTTGTCTGTGTCAGTATCAGAGGACTTTGTGGAGTTTCTGGCTGAGGGAGCTGTGGCCATTGAAGTGTACGGACACAAACAGGCCAACCACCGCAGAAACCTGGCTCTGTGGGACCTCGGAGTAATTCAAGCCAAGACCAGATCCCTCAGAGAGAG GTGGAGTGAGGTGACCCGTCGACTGGAGCTGTGGGTGCAGCTGATGGAGCTGAATGAGGCCGGGGAGTTCACAGCGGTGGAAGTTCTTCCTGCCAAAGACATACGCACTGGAGGAATCTTCCAGCTTAAACAG GGTCAGTCCCGTCGGGTCCAGGTGGAGGTGCGCTCGGTGAGTGACTCAGGCACCATGCCCCTTATCACTGCCTCCATCCACTCTGTGTCCATCGGAGACGTCCAGGTCCGACAGACGCATGTGTCCAGAGGCAGCGAATCACAATGG GCTGGGGATGAAGAAATGGACAGTTACCAA gAGGTGGACCTGGAGAGGATGAGGGAACAGTGGCTGTTCACGCTCACACAGAGGCAGGAGTATTTGGACCAGCAGCTACAGAAGGTCGTCTCCAAACCAG ATAAGTCCGAGGATGATGTTGAAAGGGAGTCTCAGCTGCTGGAGTGTCGTCTGACTGTCACAGAAGAAAGAAATGCCGTCCTAGTTCCCTCAGCCGGCAGCGGCATCCCTGGAGCACCGGCAGAAAG ggtTCCTGTCCCTGGAATGGAAACACACATTCCCGTCCTGTTCCTGGATCTCAGTG CTGATGATTTCCAGTCCAATCTTTCAGCCCCGTTATCTGGGGGTCTGGACGCATTGCTCAGTGGGGAGGATGATGACGAATTCTTCGACCTTCATATTGTTAAACACTATGATCCTGAG GTCAAAGTGGAGGCTTCCTGGGACTCGACGGTTCATGAGTGCACCCAGCTGAGTCGCGTGGCGTCGGCTGACCAGAGGGTCTACCTGACGGTCCGCACAGTGGTTCAGCTGAGCCACCCGGCCAACATGCAGCTGATCCTCAGAAAACGCATCTGCGTTAATGTCACTGGGAGACAG GGTTTTGCACAGAGTCTGCTGAAGAGGATGTCCCAGCGCAGCACCATTCCCGGCTGTGGGGTCACGTTCGAAATCGTCTCTAACATCCCAGGG GACATCCATGGTCCAGAGGACAGGGAGATGTTGGCCCGGCTTGCTGCCAGTGGTGAGGATGACCAGTCAGCCGACAGTGAGGCGGCCATAGAGAAATACCTCCGTAGCGTCCTGGCTGTGGAGAACATCCTCACTCTGGACCGTCTCAGACAG gAGGTGGCTGTAAAGGAACAGATGGGGGTCAAAGGGAAACCTCCGAGACGCTGCCTAAGCTCTCCAAACATCCACCGA CTGACAGCCAGTTCTCTGGAACTCTACTCCTCTTCTCATCAGCTCAATGACTTTAAT agcTGGAAGAGCCACCAGGACCTTTGTGTGGTTCCTCCTCCATCCAGACGCACAATGCCCAGTTCCATATCCCAGAACCTGAACCCAGAAGCAG TGAAGGCCGTGCCCAAGCTGCTGAAGTCACTGCTTCCTGGTGGGAAGGAAGATAGCGGCGCCCAGGCAGTTGTCCATCAGCAg AGCTTGCCGCGCATCATCGTGCAGTCAGCCAGCGTTGAAGAGGGAATGAGCAAACATCAGCAGCCA GTTCCCATCGAGGAAATCATTCCTGTCGACATCCAAGCAGAGATCCCCAGATCCGTACCTCTCCCACCGCCCATCATCCCAGAGCAGACGGAGGAATCCACCCCAAGCCCAGTGAGCGAAGCCTCCAGTGGATACATGTCCACCAGCATATCTACAGTAACACTATCAGACGTCTACAAACTGAGCTGGGACCTGCCCCAGTCGTCCGAATTTGAGATGGTgcctgatgaagaggaagaggacactAAAGTGACACAATCTGTTCTTCACCCTGTGGAACACCCAGAGCCTCAGGAGTCATCGCCGGGTTTGAGCGACGAAGCAGCTGCAGACAAGATTGACCGACCACAGTCCGAATTACACCATACTCCATCAGATTCAAACCTGACTCTTCAAGAACCGAATCACTTTCCATCAGTTAGTTTAAAGGACGAAGGAATGCTTGATCCCGCAGCAGAATCCGATTTACCAGACCAGGCCAAACAATCTCAAGACTCAGCTGCTGACCCGATTGGATTAGACCATTTGGAGCCTCTCAGTGATTCAGTGGAAGTCGAGCAGAATGAAACCAAACCGGCAGAATTGTTGCAAACACCCGTCTCGAAATCAGAGGCTTCACAGAAGACAGAAGAATTCAAGCTGCCTGCTACAGATGAGACAGAAGCAGAAATGTCACTCCTTGATGAAACACAACCGTCTGGGCAGGAAAGTGAAAGTCAGCCTCAGCAACCCAAAGAAGACGAGGCAACCTTTGACAGTATAGAAGATCCAATCCCGATCCCAGTTTTATCAGTCGACCCAGTTCTTCAAGATTCATCAAATCAACAATCAAAAGCTGAGGCCTCTAACGACGCCTCAACCCTGACCTCAACCTCAGCAACAGATGAAGTCCAAAAAGAATCGCCCACCAATGAATCTATGAAAGCCCCAGCAGCTCCCACTCCTCTGTCCAGCATTCAACCTCCCAAATCTGCTGCCTCAGCGGCCAACCCGTTCAAAATCCAGAAGGTAAAGCCTTCAGACATCAAGTCCTTTCATGTTATTCTGGATGAGGAGACGAGCGGACACGAGGTTGAGGCCAGCAGCCACCTCTCTGTGCCAGTGGAAACCCTGGAGATCATCTCGGATTCTGAGGAAGGAGATGCAACTTCTACTGTTCTCCCTGAATGGTTGAAAGAAGGGGAGTTTGTAAACGTGGGGACCAATAAGAGCGGAACCGTGCGATATGTGGGACCTACTGATTTTGCAGAGGGGACCTGGGTGGGGGTGGAACTGGAGGTACCAGCAG GCAAGAACGATGGCTCAGTGGGCGGCAAGCAGTACTTCCACTGCAACCCTGGCTACGGGGTGTTGGTGCGGCCCGACAGAGTGACCCGCTGTGGTGCCAAACGCCGTCGCCAGCAGCAAAAGCGCCGTAGTGCCAACCTGTCTGGATCCAGCCCTAACCTTGCGGCCCTCACCGCTCTGGCCAAAGGCGAACCCGGCGGGGCCTCAGGCGGCCGCAGCAAAGGAGAGAACCGCAAGTCCTGGAACACTTGA